From one Rhodamnia argentea isolate NSW1041297 chromosome 1, ASM2092103v1, whole genome shotgun sequence genomic stretch:
- the LOC115748745 gene encoding photosynthetic NDH subunit of subcomplex B 5, chloroplastic, with translation MALCVLSASSVPRICARTSSTKPIGVTRRASRPKAPTPHRLELRGRSSVRRLNAAGLSEIEPDLNEDPVDRWATNSVDAEDFKYGEYDEHHTYHEGEEKGTFWGAIAEDIAAVEPPTGFQGLISWLFLPAVAAGMYFDVPGEYLFIGAALFTVIFCIIEMDKPDKPHNFEPQIYNMERGARDKLIADYNTMDIWDFNEKYGDLWDFTVIRDDITKRIN, from the exons ATGGCTCTCTGCGTTCTCTCAGCAAGCTCGGTGCCCAGAATCTGCGCTCGCACTTCCTCTACCAAGCCCATCGGCGTCACGCGAAGAGCGTCGCGTCCCAAAGCCCCGACTCCTCACCGTCTTGAGCTGCGGGGACGGAGCTCGGTCCGCCGTCTGAACGCGGCCGGATTGTCCGAGATCGAACCAGACCTGAACGAAGACCCGGTGGACCGTTGGGCCACGAACAGCGTCGATGCA GAGGACTTTAAGTATGGAGAGTATGATGAGCACCACACTTATCACGAAGGGGAGGAGAAAG GAACTTTCTGGGGAGCAATTGCTGAAGATATTGCTGCAGTCGAACCACCAACTGGCTTTCAGG GGCTCATATCGTGGCTTTTCCTTCCAGCGGTCGCTGCAGGAATGTACTTTGATGTTCCG GGAGAGTACTTGTTCATTGGAGCGGCTCTCTTTACTGTCATCTTTTGCATAATTGAGATGGACAAGCCCGATAAGCCCCACAACTTTGAGCCCCAGATTTACAACATGGAAAGAGGGGCCCGTGATAAGTTAATAGCTGACTACAATACGATGGACATTTGGGATTTCAACGAGAAATATGGAGACCTGTGGGACTTCACTGTCATAAGAGATGATATAACCAAGAGAATAAACTAA